AATAATAAATCACCGACAGTCACTCTATCACCTTGTTTGACATGTGTTTCAAAATATTGACCATTTAAATTGACAGTATCTAATCCCACATGAATTAACATGTCAATGCCATGATCATCTGTAATCCCAATGGCATGTTTACTTGGAAAGACTAAACTAATTGTTCCGCTCATTGGAGCATAAACATGACCTTCACTTGGTTCAATCACAACACCTTGTCCCATCGTACCTTGTGAGAATACTGGATCTTTTGATTCAGTAATTGGTGCCATATCTCCTATCAATGGCGCATAAACTGTTACGACTTCACTGACTACTTTTTCAGGAGCAACCGGCCCACTTAAACTAACGTCTATTGGTGAAATCGCTTCTCCTACTCTATCCAACTGATTAAAAATACCTGCTCTTCTAAAGAACAAGGTTAAGACGAATGGGACTGCCACAGCGATGATCATTCCGATAAAGAATACACCGTAATATTTTGGCACAATCGCTAAAATACCTGGTAATCCACCCACTCCAATTGATAGGGCTCTAACACCAAATAACGTCACAAACAAACCAGCAATTCCACTACCAATCATTGCCGCAACAAATGGGTACATATATTTTAAATTAATCCCAAACATCGCAGGTTCTGTTACACCTAACCAAGCTGAAATAACTGATGGAACAGATACTTGTTCTTCTTTTTTATTTCCTCTATGAGCATAAACAACAGCTAAAACAGCTGCCCCTTGAGCAATATTTGATAAACAAATCATTGGCCAAAGATTGGTTGAGCCAAAATCTGCTACTAGTTGTTGATCAATTGCTAAGGTTGTATGGTGTAATCCTGTAATAACAAGTGGGGCATAAAAAGTACCAAACACCGCTGCAAACAGCCAATTTAATGATGATGTTAAACCTGTATTAACCACTGTTGAAATAGCTGAACCTATTTTCCAACCAATTGGCCCTAAAATTAAATGAGCTGCTAAAATAGTTGGTAATAAAGCAAAAAACGGAACAAATATCATTGAAACAGCTTCTGGAATATGTTTTCTTAAAAATCGTTCCAGATATACTAACATAAATCCTGCTAACATCGCTGGAATAACTTGTG
This genomic stretch from Vagococcus sp. CY52-2 harbors:
- the treP gene encoding PTS system trehalose-specific EIIBC component, with amino-acid sequence MGKFNQDALLLLDYVGGKENIAAVTHCATRMRFVLNDPSKAQEDKIEDISCVRGIFTNAGQFQVIIGNEVPTFYQEFMSISGIQGGTKEEIKSAAKQNQNMLQRAVTVLAEIFTPLLPAIIVGGLILGFRNILEAVPMGFLNGKTITESSTFWNGVNGFLWLPGEAIFHFLPVGITWSIAKKMKGTEILGIVLGITLVSPQLLNAYAVNSTSAADIAANWSWDFGFFTMDKIGYQAQVIPAMLAGFMLVYLERFLRKHIPEAVSMIFVPFFALLPTILAAHLILGPIGWKIGSAISTVVNTGLTSSLNWLFAAVFGTFYAPLVITGLHHTTLAIDQQLVADFGSTNLWPMICLSNIAQGAAVLAVVYAHRGNKKEEQVSVPSVISAWLGVTEPAMFGINLKYMYPFVAAMIGSGIAGLFVTLFGVRALSIGVGGLPGILAIVPKYYGVFFIGMIIAVAVPFVLTLFFRRAGIFNQLDRVGEAISPIDVSLSGPVAPEKVVSEVVTVYAPLIGDMAPITESKDPVFSQGTMGQGVVIEPSEGHVYAPMSGTISLVFPSKHAIGITDDHGIDMLIHVGLDTVNLNGQYFETHVKQGDRVTVGDLLLDFDIEGIKESGFLTQTQIVITNSDSYQVDPIIKDGYVNKDTSILQVKSI